Proteins encoded by one window of Channa argus isolate prfri chromosome 1, Channa argus male v1.0, whole genome shotgun sequence:
- the LOC137131754 gene encoding zinc finger protein 501-like: protein MLRLVINERLTAAAEEIFGLVEKTIAEYQDEIIRSQREVAELKLMIKQLTVLNPEVSLFRFSTDLQSVPEKASLLQQQDQLPNEEENETHDSQAIKKEKVDLCIAPELEAYSSDNVDVRLDESEKTTRTNCQLSPTFRSITLTLGSNKEWNGTGGSGSPSCGLSHGGTSFVEQKRRIKRQFSEKNKKHCRFCHMQFETYSALIRHVDKIHSGRKAFKCSECDKEFPRREHMKLHMRTHTNEKPYRCNFCEKLFTQSSNLNVHLRIHTGEKPYFCSMCCNMVASTYHLKKCGTKASTVGNSLRCLDCGKMFYSAVKLRVHMNIHKARKPYTIASAAYNTSDSLA, encoded by the exons ATGCTCAGACTGGTTATCAACGAACGACTGACAGCGGCCGCCGAGGAAATCTTTGGACTTGTTGAAAAGACGATAGCAGAATATCAGGATGAAATCATCCGCTCCCAAAGAGAAGTTGCTGAACTGAAACTGATGATCAAGCAGCTGACTGTTTTAAACCCCGAAGTATCATTATTTAGATTCAGCACAG ATCTCCAGTCAGTGCCTGAGAAAGCTTCCCTTTTGCAGCAGCAAGATCAGCTTCCCAATGAGGAGGAAAATGAGACCCATGACTCTCAGGCAATCAAAAAGGAGAAGGTTGATCTTTGTATTGCCCCAGAGCTGGAGGCGTATTCTTCAGACAATGTAGATGTAAGACTTGATGAATCCGAAAAAACAACTCGGACAAACTGCCAACTGTCCCCAACTTTCCGCAGTATAACTTTGACATTGGGCAGTAACAAAGAATGGAATGGAACTGGTGGTTCAGGTTCACCCTCTTGTGGTCTGAGTCATGGCGGCACTTCTTTTGTTGAGCAGAAGCGCAGAATTAAGAGGCAATtttctgagaaaaacaaaaaacattgccGTTTCTGTCACATGCAGTTTGAAACATACTCTGCTCTTATCAGACACGTGGATAAGATTCACTCGGGAAGGAAGGCCTTTAAATGCTCCGAATGTGACAAGGAGTTTCCTCGTAGAGAACATATGAAACTGCAtatgagaacacacacaaacgaaaAGCCATACAGGTGTAATTTCTGTGAAAAACTATTTACACAAAGTTCAAATCTCAATGTGCACTTGAGGATACACACTGGGGAAAAGCCTTACTTTTGCAGTATGTGTTGCAATATGGTTGCGAGTACTTATCATCTGAAAAAATGTGGCACAAAAGCTTCCACAGTGGGTAATTCCTTACGCTGTTTGGACTGtggcaaaatgttttacagtgctGTGAAACTGAGGGTGCATATGAACATCCACAAAGCCAGGAAACCTTACACTATTGCATCAGCAGCCTACAACACTTCTGACAGCTTAGCCTAG
- the aftphb gene encoding aftiphilin isoform X3: protein MEPDIMPLHPSSPPLLDDDGEEEKEVGSELDEFGDFTGRSAVVPCSPLGFADFIEPPLRLTQSSLATKPATPYYCFNHPVEQSQPASTVSSGSHMGQINMEEQDCNAEQSLHLTNGYAERDHTSGTHYSFSLMGTCSPMEKTGFGDFTVFTEQAAHPWCCGFTPIRSTEQWDGRVEGTNLVKQICDPGQEVIMDSEPKSHCADRANGKICTEVKHCDKRDTALEQPPQDHHHPQEAPAALGVQPADPNHWEEGEGKPRDSWRDSGHSPVCSSLQISEAQEDAESEEEKSISNVPQTFSVYESASEDLASFCDDLSFEGISADLDPNVSSLTSQENQSDWDKTDDEEEEQENCRHSDSFFTYSIATLRQTEKQKCSQSATQETPATSNICGVQSHLVANNEDEFLDFNDSHYEHYRDQEHVKTADVKVLCLGSLPPSDSFSDFCSAPKQEDGDGLWAEFKDHRAQQEAKTWTHFREQVSSLPTGGDTEQEQDWAEQYGAFGGNSCQPPLSCRIQQLLKASFPDRVVPAVDSEEKLLSLDTLLHTQHPPDSEKEEKPECSSAQWMKQGMWWPHEDIHSSLGLKFQWGDSHANRTLLRCLGVDTRNIINTFDSQYAEVKKR from the exons ATGGAGCCAGACATCATGCCCTTACATCCCTCCTCCCCACCTCTGCTGGATGATGATggtgaggaggagaaagaggtggGATCGGAGCTGGACGAATTTGGGGACTTCACGGGGCGTTCTGCTGTAGTCCCCTGCTCACCACTTGGGTTTGCTGATTTTATTGAACCACCATTAAGGCTCACACAGTCTTCTCTTGCAACAAAGCCAGCTACACCCTACTACTGCTTTAATCACCCAGTTGAACAATCCCAACCTGCATCCACGGTGAGCTCAGGGTCCCACATGGGCCAGATAAACATGGAAGAGCAAGACTGTAATGCTGAACAATCTTTGCATCTCACCAATGGATATGCTGAAAGAGACCACACCTCTGGTACCCACTATAGTTTTTCTCTAATGGGTACTTGCTCTCCCATGGAGAAAACGGGGTTTGGTGATTTCACAGTGTTCACAGAGCAGGCAGCACACCCCTGGTGCTGTGGCTTCACTCCCATAAGAAGCACAGAGCAGTGGGATGGCAGAGTGGAAGGGACAAACTTAGTTAAGCAAATCTGTGATCCAGGACAGGAGGTTATTATGGACTCCGAACCAAAATCTCATTGTGCAGACAGAGCAAATGGAAAGATTTGCACTGAGGTCAAGCACTGTGACAAAAGAGATACAGCACTTGAGCAACCACCTCAGGATCACCATCACCCTCAGGAAGCTCCAGCAGCTTTAGGTGTTCAACCTGCAGACCCTAATCATTGGGAGGAGGGTGAAGGCAAGCCTAGAGATAGTTGGAGGGATAGTGGACATTCTCCAGTTTGTAGTTCTTTACAAATATCTGAGGCACAGGAGGATGCTGAgtcagaggaagagaagagcaTCTCTAATGTTCCCCAAACATTCAGTGTATATGAGTCTGCTTCAGAGGACCTTGCGTCCTTTTGTGATGATTTGTCATTTGAGGGCATTTCTGCAGACTTGGATCCAAATGTTTCATCTCTTACTTCTCAAGAGAATCAGTCTGATTGGGACAAGACtgatgatgaggaagaagagcagGAAAACTGCAGACATTCTGACTCTTTTTTCACATACAGCATAGCAACTctcagacaaacagaaaaacagaaatgcagccAATCAGCAACTCAGGAAACTCCTGCTACCTCCAACATTTGTGGAGTTCAGTCACATTTGGTGGCCAATAATGAAGATGAATTTTTAGACTTTAATGATAGTCATTATGAGCATTACAGGGACCAAGAACATGTCAAAACAGCCGATGTGAAGGTGCTGTGTTTAGGGAGCCTCCCACCGAGTGACAGCTTTTCAGATTTCTGCTCAGCTCCCAAGCAGGAGGATGGAGATGGGTTGTGGGCAGAATTCAAAGATCACAGGGCACAGCAGGAGGCAAAAACGTGGACACACTTCAGAGAGCAAGTCAGCAGTCTGCCTACTGGTGGGGATACTGAGCAGGAGCAGGACTGGGCAGAACAATATGGTGCTTTTGGGGGTAACAGCTGTCAG CCTCCACTGTCCTGCCGCATCCAGCAGCTCCTCAAGGCCAGTTTCCCAGACAGAGTGGTCCCAGCTGTGGATAGTGAGGAGAAGTTGCTGAGCCTTGACACTCTGCTTCACACCCAGCACCCTCCTGACAGTGAGAAGGAAGAGAAACCAGAATGCAGCAGTGCTCAATG GATGAAGCAGGGCATGTGGTGGCCACACGAGGATATTCACAGTTCACTTGGTCTTAAGTTTCAGTGGGGAGACTCCCACGCGAACAGGACTCTGCTCAGGTGCCTTGGTGTGGACACAAGGAACATT ATCAACACATTTGACTCTCAGTATGCTGAAGTGAAGAAGCGCTAG
- the aftphb gene encoding aftiphilin isoform X2 — MEPDIMPLHPSSPPLLDDDGEEEKEVGSELDEFGDFTGRSAVVPCSPLGFADFIEPPLRLTQSSLATKPATPYYCFNHPVEQSQPASTVSSGSHMGQINMEEQDCNAEQSLHLTNGYAERDHTSGTHYSFSLMGTCSPMEKTGFGDFTVFTEQAAHPWCCGFTPIRSTEQWDGRVEGTNLVKQICDPGQEVIMDSEPKSHCADRANGKICTEVKHCDKRDTALEQPPQDHHHPQEAPAALGVQPADPNHWEEGEGKPRDSWRDSGHSPVCSSLQISEAQEDAESEEEKSISNVPQTFSVYESASEDLASFCDDLSFEGISADLDPNVSSLTSQENQSDWDKTDDEEEEQENCRHSDSFFTYSIATLRQTEKQKCSQSATQETPATSNICGVQSHLVANNEDEFLDFNDSHYEHYRDQEHVKTADVKVLCLGSLPPSDSFSDFCSAPKQEDGDGLWAEFKDHRAQQEAKTWTHFREQVSSLPTGGDTEQEQDWAEQYGAFGGNSCQPPLSCRIQQLLKASFPDRVVPAVDSEEKLLSLDTLLHTQHPPDSEKEEKPECSSAQWMKQGMWWPHEDIHSSLGLKFQWGDSHANRTLLRCLGVDTRNIGFVGMKKQPVAVPAFASDLGVQVPTKDSVLAVSSPRNTAVTAQTSPGPQDMKDPSTDLIQEALPSNQLDWSSHGLSSSQDGMSPRRAPHFWGRK; from the exons ATGGAGCCAGACATCATGCCCTTACATCCCTCCTCCCCACCTCTGCTGGATGATGATggtgaggaggagaaagaggtggGATCGGAGCTGGACGAATTTGGGGACTTCACGGGGCGTTCTGCTGTAGTCCCCTGCTCACCACTTGGGTTTGCTGATTTTATTGAACCACCATTAAGGCTCACACAGTCTTCTCTTGCAACAAAGCCAGCTACACCCTACTACTGCTTTAATCACCCAGTTGAACAATCCCAACCTGCATCCACGGTGAGCTCAGGGTCCCACATGGGCCAGATAAACATGGAAGAGCAAGACTGTAATGCTGAACAATCTTTGCATCTCACCAATGGATATGCTGAAAGAGACCACACCTCTGGTACCCACTATAGTTTTTCTCTAATGGGTACTTGCTCTCCCATGGAGAAAACGGGGTTTGGTGATTTCACAGTGTTCACAGAGCAGGCAGCACACCCCTGGTGCTGTGGCTTCACTCCCATAAGAAGCACAGAGCAGTGGGATGGCAGAGTGGAAGGGACAAACTTAGTTAAGCAAATCTGTGATCCAGGACAGGAGGTTATTATGGACTCCGAACCAAAATCTCATTGTGCAGACAGAGCAAATGGAAAGATTTGCACTGAGGTCAAGCACTGTGACAAAAGAGATACAGCACTTGAGCAACCACCTCAGGATCACCATCACCCTCAGGAAGCTCCAGCAGCTTTAGGTGTTCAACCTGCAGACCCTAATCATTGGGAGGAGGGTGAAGGCAAGCCTAGAGATAGTTGGAGGGATAGTGGACATTCTCCAGTTTGTAGTTCTTTACAAATATCTGAGGCACAGGAGGATGCTGAgtcagaggaagagaagagcaTCTCTAATGTTCCCCAAACATTCAGTGTATATGAGTCTGCTTCAGAGGACCTTGCGTCCTTTTGTGATGATTTGTCATTTGAGGGCATTTCTGCAGACTTGGATCCAAATGTTTCATCTCTTACTTCTCAAGAGAATCAGTCTGATTGGGACAAGACtgatgatgaggaagaagagcagGAAAACTGCAGACATTCTGACTCTTTTTTCACATACAGCATAGCAACTctcagacaaacagaaaaacagaaatgcagccAATCAGCAACTCAGGAAACTCCTGCTACCTCCAACATTTGTGGAGTTCAGTCACATTTGGTGGCCAATAATGAAGATGAATTTTTAGACTTTAATGATAGTCATTATGAGCATTACAGGGACCAAGAACATGTCAAAACAGCCGATGTGAAGGTGCTGTGTTTAGGGAGCCTCCCACCGAGTGACAGCTTTTCAGATTTCTGCTCAGCTCCCAAGCAGGAGGATGGAGATGGGTTGTGGGCAGAATTCAAAGATCACAGGGCACAGCAGGAGGCAAAAACGTGGACACACTTCAGAGAGCAAGTCAGCAGTCTGCCTACTGGTGGGGATACTGAGCAGGAGCAGGACTGGGCAGAACAATATGGTGCTTTTGGGGGTAACAGCTGTCAG CCTCCACTGTCCTGCCGCATCCAGCAGCTCCTCAAGGCCAGTTTCCCAGACAGAGTGGTCCCAGCTGTGGATAGTGAGGAGAAGTTGCTGAGCCTTGACACTCTGCTTCACACCCAGCACCCTCCTGACAGTGAGAAGGAAGAGAAACCAGAATGCAGCAGTGCTCAATG GATGAAGCAGGGCATGTGGTGGCCACACGAGGATATTCACAGTTCACTTGGTCTTAAGTTTCAGTGGGGAGACTCCCACGCGAACAGGACTCTGCTCAGGTGCCTTGGTGTGGACACAAGGAACATT GGGTTCGTCGGCATGAAGAAGCAGCCAGTGGCTGTCCCTGCTTTTGCATCTGACCTG GGAGTGCAAGTGCCCACCAAAGACTCTGTGCTGGCTGTCAGTTCTCCACGAAACACAGCAGTCACAGCACAAACATCTCCAGGGCCGCAGGACATGAAGGACCCCTCAACAGATTTGATTCAG GAGGCGCTCCCTTCCAACCAGCTGGACTGGAGCAGCCATGGCCTTAGCAGCTCTCAGGATGGTATGTCCCCTCGCCGAGCTCCTCACTTCTGGGGTCGGAAGTAG
- the aftphb gene encoding aftiphilin isoform X1 → MEPDIMPLHPSSPPLLDDDGEEEKEVGSELDEFGDFTGRSAVVPCSPLGFADFIEPPLRLTQSSLATKPATPYYCFNHPVEQSQPASTVSSGSHMGQINMEEQDCNAEQSLHLTNGYAERDHTSGTHYSFSLMGTCSPMEKTGFGDFTVFTEQAAHPWCCGFTPIRSTEQWDGRVEGTNLVKQICDPGQEVIMDSEPKSHCADRANGKICTEVKHCDKRDTALEQPPQDHHHPQEAPAALGVQPADPNHWEEGEGKPRDSWRDSGHSPVCSSLQISEAQEDAESEEEKSISNVPQTFSVYESASEDLASFCDDLSFEGISADLDPNVSSLTSQENQSDWDKTDDEEEEQENCRHSDSFFTYSIATLRQTEKQKCSQSATQETPATSNICGVQSHLVANNEDEFLDFNDSHYEHYRDQEHVKTADVKVLCLGSLPPSDSFSDFCSAPKQEDGDGLWAEFKDHRAQQEAKTWTHFREQVSSLPTGGDTEQEQDWAEQYGAFGGNSCQPPLSCRIQQLLKASFPDRVVPAVDSEEKLLSLDTLLHTQHPPDSEKEEKPECSSAQWMKQGMWWPHEDIHSSLGLKFQWGDSHANRTLLRCLGVDTRNIGFVGMKKQPVAVPAFASDLGVQVPTKDSVLAVSSPRNTAVTAQTSPGPQDMKDPSTDLIQEALPSNQLDWSSHGLSSSQDDGGGCHARCSPDPPGATWGSVSCPRTLQLVARSGD, encoded by the exons ATGGAGCCAGACATCATGCCCTTACATCCCTCCTCCCCACCTCTGCTGGATGATGATggtgaggaggagaaagaggtggGATCGGAGCTGGACGAATTTGGGGACTTCACGGGGCGTTCTGCTGTAGTCCCCTGCTCACCACTTGGGTTTGCTGATTTTATTGAACCACCATTAAGGCTCACACAGTCTTCTCTTGCAACAAAGCCAGCTACACCCTACTACTGCTTTAATCACCCAGTTGAACAATCCCAACCTGCATCCACGGTGAGCTCAGGGTCCCACATGGGCCAGATAAACATGGAAGAGCAAGACTGTAATGCTGAACAATCTTTGCATCTCACCAATGGATATGCTGAAAGAGACCACACCTCTGGTACCCACTATAGTTTTTCTCTAATGGGTACTTGCTCTCCCATGGAGAAAACGGGGTTTGGTGATTTCACAGTGTTCACAGAGCAGGCAGCACACCCCTGGTGCTGTGGCTTCACTCCCATAAGAAGCACAGAGCAGTGGGATGGCAGAGTGGAAGGGACAAACTTAGTTAAGCAAATCTGTGATCCAGGACAGGAGGTTATTATGGACTCCGAACCAAAATCTCATTGTGCAGACAGAGCAAATGGAAAGATTTGCACTGAGGTCAAGCACTGTGACAAAAGAGATACAGCACTTGAGCAACCACCTCAGGATCACCATCACCCTCAGGAAGCTCCAGCAGCTTTAGGTGTTCAACCTGCAGACCCTAATCATTGGGAGGAGGGTGAAGGCAAGCCTAGAGATAGTTGGAGGGATAGTGGACATTCTCCAGTTTGTAGTTCTTTACAAATATCTGAGGCACAGGAGGATGCTGAgtcagaggaagagaagagcaTCTCTAATGTTCCCCAAACATTCAGTGTATATGAGTCTGCTTCAGAGGACCTTGCGTCCTTTTGTGATGATTTGTCATTTGAGGGCATTTCTGCAGACTTGGATCCAAATGTTTCATCTCTTACTTCTCAAGAGAATCAGTCTGATTGGGACAAGACtgatgatgaggaagaagagcagGAAAACTGCAGACATTCTGACTCTTTTTTCACATACAGCATAGCAACTctcagacaaacagaaaaacagaaatgcagccAATCAGCAACTCAGGAAACTCCTGCTACCTCCAACATTTGTGGAGTTCAGTCACATTTGGTGGCCAATAATGAAGATGAATTTTTAGACTTTAATGATAGTCATTATGAGCATTACAGGGACCAAGAACATGTCAAAACAGCCGATGTGAAGGTGCTGTGTTTAGGGAGCCTCCCACCGAGTGACAGCTTTTCAGATTTCTGCTCAGCTCCCAAGCAGGAGGATGGAGATGGGTTGTGGGCAGAATTCAAAGATCACAGGGCACAGCAGGAGGCAAAAACGTGGACACACTTCAGAGAGCAAGTCAGCAGTCTGCCTACTGGTGGGGATACTGAGCAGGAGCAGGACTGGGCAGAACAATATGGTGCTTTTGGGGGTAACAGCTGTCAG CCTCCACTGTCCTGCCGCATCCAGCAGCTCCTCAAGGCCAGTTTCCCAGACAGAGTGGTCCCAGCTGTGGATAGTGAGGAGAAGTTGCTGAGCCTTGACACTCTGCTTCACACCCAGCACCCTCCTGACAGTGAGAAGGAAGAGAAACCAGAATGCAGCAGTGCTCAATG GATGAAGCAGGGCATGTGGTGGCCACACGAGGATATTCACAGTTCACTTGGTCTTAAGTTTCAGTGGGGAGACTCCCACGCGAACAGGACTCTGCTCAGGTGCCTTGGTGTGGACACAAGGAACATT GGGTTCGTCGGCATGAAGAAGCAGCCAGTGGCTGTCCCTGCTTTTGCATCTGACCTG GGAGTGCAAGTGCCCACCAAAGACTCTGTGCTGGCTGTCAGTTCTCCACGAAACACAGCAGTCACAGCACAAACATCTCCAGGGCCGCAGGACATGAAGGACCCCTCAACAGATTTGATTCAG GAGGCGCTCCCTTCCAACCAGCTGGACTGGAGCAGCCATGGCCTTAGCAGCTCTCAGGATG atggcggtggctgccatgcaaggtgctcacctgacccaccgggagcaacttggggttcagtgtcttgcccaaggacacttcaacttgtagccaggagtggggattga